A stretch of the Comamonas testosteroni TK102 genome encodes the following:
- the lnt gene encoding apolipoprotein N-acyltransferase has protein sequence MSALLLVLAGGLQALSLAWPWARGQGDGWLSLVGGYGRPLWWLQILSLAVLVHALLAARSAAQAAGRAWLFGTAWLVATFWWLFISMHTYGGLAAPLAVAAVLALAGFLGGYYAVAAWCFKRLTQVPAALSTLVFAALWTLAELARGWLWTGFPWGAAGYAHVEGPLSVLPRWIGVYGTGFVAAWAAVWLALLVWRAQTRAVVLKSVPALASALVLGLVWGGLWWSRDSAVAAPGQQPGMSVELLQGNIPQDEKFELGSGVVVALRWYAQQLHDASAQLVVAPETAIPLLPQQLPEGYLDFVRAPFVAKDSSRAALVGLPLGNWDQGFTNTVEGWLPGQTQPYQYDKHHLVPFGEFIPPMFRWFTELMNIPLGDFNRGALGQPSMSWAGERLSPNICYEDLFGEELAAHFGNAVTAPTVLVNLSNIGWFGDSVAIDQHLSISRMRALEFERPMLRATNTGATVVIDHRGQVVKALAPFERAVLQGRVQGRDGLTPYARWVHALGLLPLTLLCLALCALAWRSSKRSRKA, from the coding sequence ATGAGCGCGCTGTTGCTAGTCCTTGCAGGCGGCCTGCAGGCTCTTTCGCTGGCCTGGCCCTGGGCTCGCGGTCAGGGCGACGGCTGGTTGAGCCTGGTCGGAGGCTATGGTCGTCCGCTGTGGTGGCTGCAGATTCTGTCGCTGGCGGTGCTGGTTCATGCGCTGCTGGCTGCCCGCTCCGCGGCCCAGGCGGCAGGCCGGGCCTGGTTGTTTGGCACGGCATGGCTGGTGGCTACCTTCTGGTGGCTGTTCATCTCCATGCACACCTATGGCGGATTGGCTGCGCCACTGGCCGTAGCTGCCGTGCTGGCGCTGGCGGGCTTTCTGGGTGGCTATTACGCCGTGGCTGCATGGTGTTTCAAGCGTCTGACGCAGGTCCCGGCCGCGCTATCGACCCTGGTTTTTGCTGCACTGTGGACGCTGGCCGAACTCGCGCGCGGCTGGCTCTGGACCGGTTTCCCCTGGGGTGCCGCCGGCTATGCCCATGTGGAAGGCCCGCTGTCCGTGCTGCCGCGCTGGATTGGCGTCTATGGCACGGGCTTTGTGGCTGCCTGGGCTGCAGTCTGGCTGGCGCTGCTGGTCTGGCGCGCGCAGACCAGGGCCGTGGTGCTGAAGTCTGTGCCGGCCCTGGCATCCGCATTGGTCCTGGGTCTGGTATGGGGCGGGCTGTGGTGGTCGCGCGACAGCGCCGTTGCTGCGCCCGGCCAGCAGCCCGGCATGAGCGTGGAGCTGCTGCAGGGCAATATTCCCCAGGATGAGAAGTTCGAGCTGGGCTCGGGCGTGGTGGTCGCACTGCGCTGGTATGCCCAGCAGCTGCATGACGCCAGTGCTCAGTTGGTGGTGGCGCCCGAGACCGCCATTCCGCTGTTGCCTCAGCAGCTTCCCGAGGGCTATCTGGATTTTGTGCGTGCACCTTTTGTCGCCAAGGACTCCAGTCGCGCGGCCTTGGTGGGACTGCCGCTGGGCAATTGGGATCAGGGCTTTACCAACACGGTCGAAGGCTGGCTGCCCGGGCAGACCCAGCCGTATCAGTACGACAAGCACCATCTGGTGCCGTTTGGCGAGTTCATCCCTCCCATGTTCCGTTGGTTCACCGAGCTCATGAATATTCCGCTGGGCGACTTCAATCGCGGCGCACTGGGCCAGCCTTCCATGAGCTGGGCAGGCGAGCGCCTGTCGCCCAATATCTGCTACGAGGATTTGTTCGGTGAAGAGCTTGCGGCCCATTTCGGCAATGCGGTGACGGCACCCACGGTGCTGGTCAATCTGAGCAATATCGGCTGGTTCGGGGACTCCGTGGCCATTGATCAGCATCTGTCCATCAGCCGCATGCGTGCGCTGGAGTTCGAGCGCCCCATGTTGCGCGCAACGAACACCGGGGCCACGGTGGTGATCGATCACAGGGGGCAAGTGGTGAAAGCACTGGCACCGTTCGAGCGCGCGGTATTGCAGGGCCGGGTTCAGGGGCGCGACGGCCTGACGCCTTATGCACGCTGGGTACATGCCCTGGGCCTGCTGCCTTTGACTCTGCTGTGCCTGGCGCTTTGCGCGCTGGCCTGGCGGTCATCGAAAAGGTCGAGGAAGGCGTAG
- a CDS encoding Lrp/AsnC family transcriptional regulator codes for MSPMHTIDKLDKAILRRLQANGRETYDVIGEQVGLSPSAVLRRVKRLEENGVIDRYVALVQPETVGLGLTAYINVRLEKYTETSKRNPMDVFRASVQTWPEVVECVSLTGEMDYLLRVVVADMQHYSRFIMDTLLKHPSVQDCKTSFVMDRVKVTTAVPL; via the coding sequence ATGAGTCCCATGCACACCATCGACAAACTGGATAAGGCGATTTTGCGCCGATTGCAGGCCAATGGCCGAGAAACCTATGACGTCATCGGGGAGCAGGTCGGCCTGTCGCCCAGCGCCGTGCTGCGCCGAGTCAAGCGGCTGGAGGAAAACGGTGTCATCGACCGCTATGTGGCACTGGTGCAGCCCGAGACCGTGGGCCTGGGTCTGACGGCCTATATCAATGTGCGTCTGGAAAAATACACCGAAACCAGCAAGCGCAATCCCATGGACGTGTTCCGCGCCAGCGTACAGACCTGGCCCGAGGTGGTGGAGTGTGTCTCCCTCACTGGCGAGATGGACTATCTGCTGCGGGTGGTGGTGGCGGACATGCAGCATTACAGTCGTTTCATCATGGACACGCTGCTCAAACACCCCAGCGTGCAGGACTGCAAAACCAGCTTTGTCATGGACCGGGTCAAGGTCACGACGGCCGTGCCGCTCTAA
- the fabA gene encoding 3-hydroxyacyl-[acyl-carrier-protein] dehydratase FabA → MAESFSYEQLIASGEGKLFGADSGRLPLPPMLMFDRITHISEDGGAHGLGKIVAELDVRPDLWFFDCHFQGDPVMPGCLGLDAMWQLIGFYLTWLRLPGRGRALGAGEVKFTGEVGPDVKLVTYEIDIKRVIKRKLNMAIGDARLLADGKEIYVANDLRVGLFLREGDAKGTAA, encoded by the coding sequence ATGGCTGAATCTTTTTCCTACGAACAACTGATCGCGTCCGGCGAAGGCAAGCTGTTTGGTGCCGATAGCGGACGTCTGCCCCTGCCTCCCATGCTGATGTTCGATCGCATCACACATATCTCCGAGGACGGCGGTGCCCACGGTCTGGGCAAGATTGTTGCGGAACTGGACGTCAGGCCCGATCTGTGGTTCTTTGATTGCCACTTTCAGGGCGACCCCGTCATGCCCGGCTGCCTGGGTCTGGACGCCATGTGGCAGCTGATCGGTTTTTACCTGACCTGGCTGCGCCTGCCTGGTCGTGGTCGCGCCCTGGGTGCTGGTGAAGTCAAGTTCACCGGTGAAGTAGGCCCCGATGTCAAACTCGTGACATATGAAATTGATATCAAGCGAGTGATCAAGCGCAAGCTGAACATGGCCATCGGCGACGCACGCCTGCTGGCCGACGGTAAGGAAATTTACGTGGCCAATGACCTGCGCGTGGGTCTGTTCCTGCGTGAAGGTGATGCCAAGGGAACGGCAGCATGA
- a CDS encoding Bug family tripartite tricarboxylate transporter substrate binding protein: protein MDAPAGTSHLSRRQALSLAVASATTLIANSAHAARDASALPSNSSRSRNELSLVVPYTAGGPLDRAARKLTQETTALGNINVLNVPGEGGATGAAMVARAGAREPMLLMGAVATHAILPWLNPQLPYDPLRDFQPLTLVARMPHVLVMRSELAMQWRIYTPEDLLRFMSKHRQALRYASAGNGSIGHIAGQWFQSLTQVPLQHLPFGGARPALSALLEGTADLMFDNIASALPHLRAGRLKAIGVTWRSPLPALPEVPSLDDSIKGMNLTTWFGLFATAGITDSQARRWSDAFAQTLQRTEVQQYFDAMGVVRDDLRRQDFARLVQAEHARYGQLVKRAQIQMH from the coding sequence ATGGATGCGCCTGCCGGTACCTCGCACCTTTCCCGCCGTCAGGCCTTGTCGCTGGCGGTGGCATCAGCGACCACTCTGATCGCCAACAGCGCACATGCGGCCAGGGATGCGAGCGCCCTGCCGTCGAATTCCAGCCGCAGCCGCAACGAACTCTCCCTGGTCGTACCCTATACAGCGGGCGGCCCGCTGGACCGTGCGGCGCGCAAGCTGACGCAGGAAACCACGGCCCTGGGCAACATCAATGTGCTCAATGTACCGGGCGAGGGGGGCGCCACGGGCGCGGCCATGGTGGCCAGAGCGGGAGCGCGCGAACCCATGCTGCTGATGGGCGCTGTGGCCACACATGCCATCCTGCCCTGGCTCAACCCCCAGCTGCCCTACGATCCGCTGCGCGACTTTCAGCCGCTGACACTGGTGGCACGCATGCCCCACGTGCTGGTCATGCGCAGCGAGCTGGCCATGCAGTGGCGCATCTATACGCCCGAAGATCTGCTGCGCTTCATGTCCAAGCACCGGCAAGCACTGCGCTATGCGTCGGCGGGCAATGGCAGCATCGGCCATATCGCGGGCCAGTGGTTCCAGTCGCTGACCCAGGTGCCGCTGCAGCATCTGCCGTTCGGCGGGGCCAGACCGGCTCTGTCGGCTCTGCTCGAAGGCACGGCCGATCTGATGTTCGACAATATTGCCTCGGCCCTGCCGCATCTGCGGGCCGGCAGACTCAAGGCCATTGGCGTGACCTGGCGCTCGCCACTGCCGGCTCTGCCGGAGGTCCCCAGCCTGGACGACAGCATCAAGGGCATGAATCTGACCACCTGGTTCGGCCTCTTTGCCACCGCAGGAATTACGGACAGCCAGGCCAGACGCTGGTCGGACGCTTTTGCGCAGACGCTGCAAAGAACCGAGGTACAGCAGTACTTCGATGCCATGGGCGTGGTGCGCGACGACCTGCGCCGGCAGGACTTTGCCCGCTTGGTGCAGGCCGAGCACGCCCGCTACGGACAGCTCGTCAAACGCGCCCAGATACAGATGCACTGA
- a CDS encoding HlyC/CorC family transporter, with protein MSDPHPARLPEKEDKRSFLQKVAEFIHPAPESPDELIETLAEAEDNQVIGTESRVMLERVIRMADMSAGEVMVAAPRMDLINIDAPYEEILHQVLTTAHSRFPVYQGERENIIGILMAKDLLKLQRSPTLNIRALVRPAVFVPESKGLNDLLREFRANRNHLAVVIDEFGRVAGLVTIEDVLEEIVGEIEDEFDIPEDEGDIFALADNSYRVAGDASIEHVSEEFETALHASDPDAEFDTIGGLIAHEIGHMPKRGEQVHLGGLEFTVLHTKGGAVRWFKVVRDPSPDSLVRN; from the coding sequence GTGTCTGACCCCCATCCTGCGCGACTTCCCGAGAAGGAAGACAAGCGAAGCTTCCTGCAAAAGGTGGCTGAGTTCATTCATCCGGCACCGGAATCTCCCGATGAACTGATCGAAACCCTGGCCGAAGCCGAAGACAACCAGGTCATCGGCACCGAGTCCCGCGTCATGCTGGAACGTGTGATCCGCATGGCCGACATGAGCGCCGGAGAAGTCATGGTGGCCGCGCCACGCATGGATCTCATCAATATCGACGCTCCGTATGAAGAAATCCTGCACCAGGTTCTCACCACGGCGCATTCGCGCTTTCCGGTCTACCAGGGCGAGCGCGAGAACATCATTGGCATTCTCATGGCCAAGGATTTGCTCAAGTTGCAGCGTTCTCCCACCCTGAACATTCGTGCTCTGGTGCGGCCCGCCGTCTTCGTGCCCGAGAGCAAGGGCCTGAACGACCTGCTGCGCGAGTTCCGCGCCAATCGCAACCATCTGGCGGTGGTCATCGACGAGTTCGGCCGTGTGGCCGGCTTGGTGACGATTGAGGACGTGCTGGAAGAAATCGTCGGCGAGATCGAGGACGAGTTCGACATTCCCGAGGACGAGGGCGATATCTTTGCCCTGGCCGACAACAGCTACCGCGTGGCGGGCGATGCCAGCATCGAGCATGTGAGCGAGGAGTTCGAAACCGCGCTGCATGCCAGCGACCCCGATGCCGAGTTCGACACCATCGGGGGCCTCATCGCGCACGAAATCGGACATATGCCCAAGCGCGGCGAGCAGGTTCACCTGGGCGGGCTGGAGTTCACTGTGCTCCACACCAAGGGCGGCGCGGTGCGCTGGTTCAAGGTGGTGCGCGATCCTTCGCCGGACAGCCTTGTTCGCAACTGA
- the fabB gene encoding beta-ketoacyl-ACP synthase I has product MSKKRVVITGAGIVSCIGNDLATVEASLREGKSGIKAMPEFTELGMRSQVAGIPEIDIEARIDRKQLRFMGDAAAYSQIALEDAIQQAGLTPEQVSNPRTGLIMGSGGGSPANQIEAADTLREKGIRRVGPYQVTRCMSSTVSACLATNFKVKGINYSITSACSTSAHCIGAAAQQIAWGMQDVMFAGGGEELSWGMSLLFDGMGAMSSKYNETPEKASRAYDAHRDGFVIAGGGGAVVLESLEHALARGANILAEVVGFGATSDGEDMVAPSGDGAIACMKQAMETVDAPIDYINTHGTSTPVGDMQEVRAMRELFGDQVPAFSSTKSLTGHSLGATGVQEAIYCLIMLNKGFIAGSVNVDTPDPLLGDMPLVTRTRDAELKTVLSNSFGFGGTNASLVLKRWEGQ; this is encoded by the coding sequence ATGAGCAAGAAGCGGGTAGTGATCACCGGCGCGGGCATTGTCTCGTGCATCGGCAATGATCTGGCAACGGTGGAGGCCTCGCTGCGCGAGGGCAAGAGCGGCATCAAGGCCATGCCCGAGTTCACGGAGCTGGGCATGCGCTCGCAGGTGGCAGGCATTCCCGAGATCGATATCGAGGCGCGCATCGACCGCAAGCAGCTGCGCTTCATGGGCGATGCTGCGGCTTATTCACAGATCGCTCTCGAAGATGCGATCCAGCAAGCCGGTCTCACGCCCGAACAGGTGAGCAACCCGCGCACCGGTCTCATCATGGGCTCGGGCGGCGGCTCGCCGGCCAATCAGATCGAGGCAGCCGATACGCTGCGTGAAAAAGGTATCCGCCGCGTCGGCCCTTACCAGGTCACACGCTGCATGAGCTCCACGGTGTCGGCCTGCCTGGCCACCAACTTCAAGGTCAAGGGCATCAACTACTCCATCACCTCGGCATGCTCCACCTCGGCCCACTGCATCGGTGCAGCAGCCCAGCAGATCGCCTGGGGCATGCAGGATGTGATGTTTGCCGGCGGCGGCGAAGAGCTGTCCTGGGGCATGTCGCTGCTGTTCGACGGCATGGGAGCCATGTCCAGCAAGTACAACGAGACGCCCGAAAAGGCTTCGCGTGCCTATGATGCCCACCGCGACGGCTTCGTGATCGCCGGCGGCGGCGGTGCCGTGGTGCTCGAAAGCCTCGAGCATGCGCTGGCACGCGGTGCCAACATCCTGGCCGAAGTGGTGGGCTTTGGTGCCACCAGCGACGGCGAGGACATGGTCGCTCCCTCGGGCGACGGCGCCATAGCCTGCATGAAGCAGGCCATGGAAACCGTGGATGCGCCGATTGACTACATCAACACCCATGGCACATCGACCCCTGTGGGCGATATGCAGGAAGTGCGCGCCATGCGCGAGCTGTTTGGTGACCAGGTGCCGGCATTCTCGTCCACCAAGTCGCTGACCGGCCATTCGCTGGGTGCGACCGGTGTGCAGGAAGCGATTTACTGCCTGATCATGCTGAACAAGGGCTTTATCGCCGGCTCGGTGAACGTGGACACGCCTGACCCGCTGCTGGGCGATATGCCTCTGGTCACCCGGACCCGCGATGCCGAGCTCAAGACCGTGCTGTCCAACAGCTTTGGCTTTGGCGGCACCAATGCCTCCCTGGTGCTCAAGCGCTGGGAAGGCCAGTAA
- a CDS encoding GNAT family N-acetyltransferase yields the protein MNLPKDWLTSPWQAGSGWLRDMGKSHGAERRSPSLVPIRSLSPRHRDRIIKHLLKLDARDRYLRFGYAANDEQVRRYVEQLDFERDDIFGIFNRRLELISMAHLAFAGHPEHEKCAEFGVSVLKSARGKGLGARLFARAVLHARSKNVSMMFIHALSENTAMLKIARNAGATVKREGSESEAYLELPPADFETHVSDLVTEHLGEMDYQLKKQAVNFWTFLAGVQEVRKGVQEGRHKSGE from the coding sequence ATGAACCTCCCCAAAGACTGGTTGACATCGCCCTGGCAGGCTGGCTCCGGCTGGCTGCGAGACATGGGCAAGTCCCATGGCGCCGAGCGTCGCTCGCCGTCCTTGGTCCCCATCCGTTCGCTGAGTCCGCGCCATCGCGACCGCATCATCAAGCATCTGCTCAAGCTGGATGCGCGGGATCGCTATCTGCGCTTTGGCTATGCGGCCAACGACGAACAGGTGCGTCGCTATGTCGAGCAGCTCGATTTCGAGCGCGATGATATCTTCGGCATCTTCAACCGCCGCCTGGAATTGATCTCCATGGCGCATCTGGCCTTTGCCGGCCACCCCGAGCATGAGAAATGCGCGGAGTTCGGCGTCTCCGTGCTCAAGAGTGCACGCGGCAAGGGGCTGGGTGCACGTCTGTTCGCGCGTGCAGTGCTGCATGCGCGCAGCAAGAACGTGAGCATGATGTTCATCCATGCGCTGTCCGAGAACACGGCCATGCTCAAGATTGCGCGCAACGCAGGCGCCACCGTCAAGCGAGAAGGCTCGGAATCCGAAGCCTATCTGGAGCTGCCGCCTGCCGACTTCGAGACCCATGTCAGCGACCTCGTGACCGAGCATCTGGGCGAGATGGACTATCAGCTCAAGAAGCAGGCCGTCAATTTCTGGACTTTTCTGGCTGGTGTGCAGGAAGTGCGCAAGGGTGTGCAGGAAGGCCGCCACAAATCAGGCGAGTAA
- the hppD gene encoding 4-hydroxyphenylpyruvate dioxygenase, with product MNAPLTQSNASPFQTWDNPMGTDGFEFVEYAAPDPVAMGQLFERMGFQAIAKHRRKNVTLYRQGEINFIINAEPDSFAQRFARLHGPSVCAIAVRVNDAKYAYERATSLGAWGYAQQAAPGELSIPAIKGIGDSLIYFIDKWRGKNGAKDGDLGNISFFDVDFEPLPGADLHPEGLGLTYIDHLTNNVYRGRMAELAEFYERIFNFREIRYFDIEGQATGVKSKAMTSPCGKIRIPINEEGNDKAGQIQEYLDMYHGEGIQHIALGSTNLYDTVDGLQMNGIKLLNTSETYYELLPKRIPDLQEPIAELLARNILVDGQPGELLLQIFSENQLGPIFFEFIQRKGNSGFGEGNFKALFETMELDQMRRGVLKT from the coding sequence ATGAACGCCCCACTGACCCAAAGCAACGCCAGCCCATTCCAGACCTGGGACAACCCCATGGGAACGGACGGCTTCGAGTTCGTCGAATATGCCGCCCCCGATCCCGTGGCCATGGGTCAGCTGTTCGAGCGCATGGGCTTTCAGGCCATTGCCAAGCACCGCCGCAAGAACGTGACCCTGTATCGCCAGGGCGAGATCAACTTCATCATCAATGCCGAGCCCGACAGCTTTGCCCAGCGCTTCGCACGCCTGCACGGCCCCAGCGTCTGTGCCATCGCCGTGCGCGTCAATGATGCCAAGTACGCCTATGAGCGCGCCACCTCGCTGGGTGCCTGGGGCTACGCCCAGCAGGCCGCCCCCGGAGAACTGAGCATTCCCGCCATCAAGGGCATTGGCGACTCCCTGATCTATTTCATCGACAAATGGCGCGGCAAGAATGGCGCCAAGGACGGGGACCTGGGCAATATCAGCTTCTTCGACGTGGATTTCGAGCCCCTGCCCGGTGCCGATCTGCACCCCGAGGGCCTGGGCCTGACCTATATCGACCACCTGACCAACAACGTCTACCGCGGCCGCATGGCCGAGCTGGCCGAGTTCTACGAGCGCATCTTCAACTTCCGCGAGATCCGCTACTTCGACATCGAAGGCCAGGCCACAGGCGTCAAGAGCAAGGCCATGACCAGCCCCTGCGGCAAGATCCGCATTCCCATCAACGAGGAAGGCAACGACAAGGCCGGCCAGATCCAGGAATACCTGGACATGTACCACGGCGAAGGCATACAGCACATCGCGCTGGGCTCGACCAATCTCTACGACACCGTGGACGGTCTACAGATGAATGGCATCAAGCTGCTGAACACCAGCGAGACCTATTACGAGCTGCTGCCCAAGCGCATCCCGGACCTGCAGGAACCCATTGCCGAGCTGCTGGCGCGCAATATCCTGGTGGACGGCCAGCCCGGCGAACTGCTGCTGCAGATCTTCAGCGAAAACCAACTGGGCCCCATCTTCTTCGAATTCATCCAGCGAAAGGGCAATAGCGGCTTTGGCGAAGGCAATTTCAAGGCCCTGTTCGAGACCATGGAGCTCGATCAGATGCGCCGCGGCGTGCTCAAGACCTGA
- the phhA gene encoding phenylalanine 4-monooxygenase — MNNIQSSTAKTGSTGATPVVYGQSDRPPRGDYTRAHADYTCTQDYAAYTEAEHDTYHRLYERQSALLPGRASQHFIDALPSLGAKERIPRFEEVNERLFKATGWEIVGVPGLIPEVPFFSLLAQRKFPVTDWIRKPEEFEYIVEPDIFHDLFGHVPLLFNPVMADFIQAYGQGGLKAAELGVCEMLSRLYWYTVEFGLIRENGGVRAYGAGILSSVGELEYSVNSPQPHRLPLQLERTMRTLYKIDTYQQTYFVIDDMPHLLNLADTDFAPLYEQLRQLPTIGAKELLPGEQLI, encoded by the coding sequence ATGAACAACATCCAGAGCAGCACCGCCAAGACCGGCAGCACCGGTGCAACGCCCGTCGTCTATGGCCAGTCCGATCGACCGCCACGCGGCGACTACACACGGGCCCATGCCGACTACACCTGCACGCAGGACTATGCCGCCTATACCGAGGCCGAGCATGACACCTACCACCGGCTCTACGAGCGTCAATCCGCGCTGCTGCCGGGCCGCGCCAGCCAGCATTTCATCGATGCCCTGCCCTCGCTGGGCGCCAAGGAGCGCATTCCGCGCTTCGAGGAGGTCAACGAGCGACTGTTCAAGGCCACGGGATGGGAGATCGTGGGCGTTCCAGGCCTGATTCCCGAGGTACCGTTCTTTTCGCTGCTGGCACAGCGCAAATTCCCGGTCACCGACTGGATACGCAAGCCCGAGGAGTTCGAATACATCGTCGAACCCGACATCTTTCACGACCTCTTCGGCCATGTGCCGCTGCTGTTCAACCCCGTCATGGCCGATTTCATCCAGGCCTACGGTCAGGGCGGCCTCAAGGCCGCCGAGCTCGGCGTCTGCGAGATGCTGTCGCGTCTGTACTGGTACACGGTGGAGTTCGGTCTGATCCGCGAGAACGGCGGCGTGCGCGCCTATGGCGCCGGCATTCTCAGCTCCGTGGGCGAGCTGGAGTACAGCGTCAACAGCCCGCAGCCGCATCGTCTGCCGCTGCAGCTCGAGCGCACCATGCGCACGCTCTACAAGATCGACACCTATCAGCAGACCTATTTCGTGATCGACGACATGCCCCATCTGCTGAACCTGGCCGATACCGACTTTGCGCCGCTGTACGAGCAACTGCGCCAGCTGCCCACCATTGGCGCCAAGGAACTGCTGCCCGGCGAACAGCTGATTTAG